A stretch of DNA from Natrinema halophilum:
GGGCCACCAGGTGCTCCATTTCTGGTTAGAAATGCTATCGAGGTATTGGTTCCACCGTGCGTCAAGGTCTTATCCGTCGAGTCGCTCGTATACTGGATCGTCATCGACGACAGATCGATCGAGTTTGAACCAGCCGATTTCATCACCGACAGGTTGATCGAATCGACGCGACCATCCGCCGTCGTGGCGTTAACGCTCCCACTCGCATGCACGACTTCGATCTGATTCGCCACTGCCTCTTGTGTTTCGGAGCCGGTATCAGACGCCTGGCTTTGCAGGACACCCGCAGTGTTGATCAGGACCCCAGCCGCAATCGCCGCGACCAGTACCATCGCGATGAACACGATGAGCGTCCCGATTCCAACCTGTCCGCGCCTGTCAGAATTTGTAATTTCTTCGAACATCGTTAGACCTCCACGACCTCCTTGTCACCAAAGGTCGAGGGCACCGTCACACCGTAGCTGAACTGCGCACCGGACTGGTCGACGAGCTTTATCGTCGCACTGTCGCCGCCCTCGAGGCCTTCGCCCTCGAGAGCGTTCGCGAGATCAAGACCAGTGGAACTCTCGTTGTGGGTGCCAGCTTCGATCGCAGCGATGTGAAGGGTGATTTTCACGCGGTCATCGGTGCTGATGAGTTCAGTGTCGCCCCCATCGTCACCGGCAATATCACGCGTCGCAAATTCGGCTGAGGTAGCGGACCCACTGACAACGCCATAATCACTCCCACCAGCAGTCACCGTCTCGATTCCGATCGCTGTATCGGTTCCACCATGAGTCAACGTCTTGTCGGTGGTATCACTGGTGTACTGGATCGTCATCGATGACAGGTCGATCGAGTTCGACCCGGCCGATTTCATCACCGTCAGGTTGACCGAATCGACGTAGCCATCCTCCGTACTTTCGTTCACTCCGCCACTGGCGTGCACGACTTCGATCTGGTTTGCAACGGCTTCCTGAGTCTCCGAGCCGGTGTCGGACGCCTGGCTTTGCAGGACGCCCGCAGTGTTGATCAGGACCCCGGCCGCAATCGCCGCGACCAGCACCATTGCGATGAACACGATGAGCGTCCCGATTCCAACCTGCCCGCGTTTGTCAGGATCTTCGATTGCCTCAAACATCGTTAGACCTCCACGACTTCCTTGTCACCAAAGGTCGAGGGCACCGTCAGGCCGTAGCTGAACTGCGCACCGGACTGGTCGACAAGCTTTATCGTCGCACTGTCGCCGCCATCGAGGCCTTCACCTTTGAGTGCATTGCCAAGAGCCTGTCCACTGGAACTCTCGTTGTGGGTGCCAGCTTCGATCGCAGCGAGGTGGAGGGTGATTTTCACGCGATCGTCGGTGCTGATGAGTTCCGAGTCACCGCCGGCCTCACCTGCAATGTTGGTCGTTGCGAACTTAGTGGAGTTTGCGTCACCACTAACGACACCAAACGTGTAGGTTGTTGGAGTTGCATCAGTATAGGAATTTTCGGTAATTCCGATGGCAGCATCGTTTCCTCCATGAGTTAACGTCTTGTCGGTGGTATCACTGGTGTACTGGATCGTCATCGATGACAGGTCGATCGAGTTCGACCCGGCCGATTTCATCACCGTCAGGTTGACCGAATCGACGTAGCCATCCTCCGTACTTTCGTTCACTCCGCCACTGGCGTGCACGACTTCGATCTGGTTTGCAACGGCTTCCTGAGTCTCCGAGCCGGTGTCGGACGCCTGGCTTTGCAAAACACCTGCCGTGTTGATCAGTACCCCTGCTGCAATCGCCGCGACCAGGACCATCGCGATGAACACGATGAGCGTCCCGATCCCGACCTGCCCGCGATCGTCGTTGTCTGTTATTACTTCGAACATTGTGTGTACACCCTGTATGCCGTCCTCGTCCGCATCGCGCCAGCGTCGTCGCGACGCGAGCCGTCAGCGAAGACGCAATCCGCCGGCTCGACGGGCCGTGCCCGTCGCTCCCTCCGTGGGCGTGGCGACGAGACACCGGTGGCGTCCCGTCGAGGGCCGACGTGTGACGAGATCAGTGGCATCACAGATTCTGGGGATGTACCCCGGCCGGCACAAGGACTAGTCGGAGTATCAAGCTCAGTATCACTTCAGGAGATGTATCGAGACTCGACTCACGACTCGAAACACGGTCCGATTCGGCGGACGTACTCGAGCGTAGACCTTTAGGACCGACCCCGTTACTGTGGAGTACTATGACCGTACCGTCCGATGGGGACTGGCGCCTCCGCCACCGGCGATCAACGTCGAGCCGGGTGTCACGCGTGCGGGGATAAGATGGATTTCGGACTCGACACGCTACGGAACCTCATCGAAGACTTCCTGAGTAACAGCGGCGGTCGCCGAGGCCGCGAGCGTGAACAGCGCCGCCAACAGCAAGGCGACGGAGGTGACGCCTCCGCTGCGGCGACGGCCGACTCACAAGTCGACGACGATGCTCCCGAGCAGACGGATGGCTCGTCGGGAGACGAGCGCCGCTCCGAGTCCGATTCCGACGGGGCCGGCGGTCTGTTCGGTCGCGGATCGACCGGCGACGAAGAGGACATCGACGACCTCTATTACCGGATCGAGGAGCTCGAGGACGAACTCGAATCCAAGAGTTCGAAACTGGGATCGGTCCGCGATTCCCAGGAGCAAGTCGCAGAGCAGGTCGAGGAGATGAACGATACGGTTCGTCAGTTGCTCGGCGTGTACGATATGTTGACCGACGACGTGAACCCGTTTACGGGAGAAGGCGAAGAGCGAAACGGATTCGGCGTTTTCGGCGAGGACGAGTCGACAAACGATGGACCGCGCGAGTCGGGAATCGGACCCGAGAGTGGAGGTGATCCCTCCAACCGCGAGGAGACGGTGTCGTTCGACGACCTGAAGGGGGTCATCGAGGACGCGACAGCCCAGTCAGATAACGCAGAGGCCGATGGAGGCAAAACGATCACGTTCGACGAAGAGGACGGCGATACCAGCCGTGCTGACGACGACACCCGCGTCGAAGTGCAAGCAACCGACAGCGTCGACGAACCGGACGCTGACGACGACCCGGGCGAGGAGAGCGATGGAGGCGATTCCGACGTCACCCTCGAGACGCTCCCGGACACGTACGCGACGGACATCATCGTTCTCGAATGGCTTACCGAACTGGTTCGAACGGCCGGGCCAGCCGCGACGTTGCGGGCGATCTCGTATTACGCCGAGATCGGATGGATCGACGGGGAGGTAAGAGAGCATCTCGAGGCGATGCTCAGCGGGCCGGATCTCGACATACACGTCGATCCGGGGTCGACGCCGGACGAGCTAACCGCCGAGGATCACGCTGACAGTTACACGTACATCATGAAACTGCAAGAGATTCACGAGACGAAACGAGAAGTCGAACCGGACGTGGAATCGGGGGCCTAGCGTGACCCGGGCAGACGACGGATGGTGATCGAACGTGGGATTCAGTACCAGTGGCGCGACGGCGATCATTTTCGTCGGCGTACTCGTCGCCGCTGGGATCGCCTATCCGGTGTTTCAGACGGCCCAGGAAGAACGGATGGCGGCAATGGAAGAGCACGACGACCGGGCGCTCGCGATGCGGAATACGGCGATCGAAGTCGCGTCGTGGAGCTACAACGAGAGCGGAAACGGAAATTTCACTATGAGCGTAAACAACACGGGCTCGACTGCCCTGTCGGTCCCCGAGACGGATCTGCTGGTCGACGGCGTTTACGAGGAGTCATACGAGGCGTCAGTCGAAGGACGGGCCGAACGGGAGCTATGGCAACCCGGCGAGACGCTTGCTGTGAACGTTTCGACTGCTCGCCCGAACAGGGTGAAGCTCGTGACCGAATATGGGATCGCCGAAACAGTGACGGAGGTGTGATCGATGGCCGGTGACTCAGTATCGACGCTGATCCTGTTCATCGCCGCGATGCTGGTCGCCGCAGGCGTCGCCGGGACGCTGGTGACGAACGTCAACGAGCTCAGCAACTCGGTTGACACGCAAAGCGACGACGTCACCGACAAAATCGACACCGACATCGAGATTATCAGTGATTCGGGTAGCCAAGCGGTATACAATTCGAGCGGCGCGGAGAACATCACGCTTCTCGTGAAAAACACCGGCAAAAAAACGTTACCGGCGAAAAGCGGCGAACTCGACGTGCTGGTCAACGGCTCGTACGTCTCGAGCAGTGAATTCGCGGTGACGGTTCGAGACGGCGGCGGCTCCTGGCGAGACGGAACGGTCGCCGAACTCGAGATCGATCGATCGATTTCGACGCCGGATGAACACAGAGTCGTCGTGATCGTCAACGATGCGGAGGAGGTGTTCGAATTCTACGCCCCATGACCGACTACTATTCCATCGGATTGAGCGGACGAGATCGTGTGAACAACGCCATCGGCGGTGGCATCCCCGAAGGGAGCATCGTGCTTATCGAAGGGCAAGACGGTGCGGGCAAGAGCACGCTCTCCCAGCGATTCTCGTACGGGATAGCGACCGAGGGTTCCTACGTCACGTACGTCTCGACGGAGCTCGAGTCCTGGGAGTTCGTCCAACAGATGAACTCGTTGTCCTACGACGTGGTCGATCTCCTCCTGAGCGAACAGCTGTTGTTCTTGCACGCGAACATCGACACCCACAACGAGGGGCGAGAGCGCCAGCTTCTGGCACGACTCGCGAGCGCAGAAACGCTCTGGAAAGCCGACGTCGTGTTCGTCGACACGCTCTCGGCCCTTCTGCGGAACGATCCGAACTACGAGGCGGTCATCGAGGACGGTGACGAAGACCACGTCATACAGCGGCTCGTCACGTTCTTGCGACAGGTAACGATGCAGGACTCGTCCGTCGTGTTGACGGTCGATCCGGCCAGCGTCGCGGACGACGCGTTGCGTCCGCTGCGGAACGTGGCCGACATCTACTTCGAGATAGAAACGGACACCGTCGGGCAGGAAATCAGACGAAAAGTCCTTGTTCGACGGTTTCAGAACATGAAAAATCCGGTCGACGACTCCATCGGCTTCAGCGTCCAGCAAGGCCGGGGAGTCTCGATCGTCAGCAGGACGGTGGCATAAATGGCAGACTTCGGCTCGGCTCGACTCGAGGACGAACTCGACGCACTGGCAACGGAGTACCCGCACCTTCGAGAGCACCTCGACTGGTTTTACGATGAGTACGGTGAGTATCCGAAACTCATCGACGAACCGTCGGGCGAGTGGGAATCCGATCGGCCGAACGTCATCTACGAGGCCAAATACCCGATTTTCTGTCACGTTCACGGAGACCTCGGGATCGATACCACGTATTACTGCGTCGAACCGACACTCGAGGACGAGGATAAGGCGCTGTACAATCGGATCCGCCACCGAATTCTGGACAAGAGCGTTACGCGCCCGGCACCGGGCAACAACGAGGAGTTCGAAGAGCATCTGGACGAACTTCTGGACGAAGTCGTCGAGATTACGTCGGGAATCACGGGGCAGTCGATCGGGCGGCTCAAATCGCTCGGAACGAGCAAGATCTCCCTCTCTCGAAATCAGTTCGACCGGTTGCGATATCAGCTCCAGCGTGACATCGTCGGACTCGGCCCGCTGGAGCCCGTGATGGTCGACACGGCGAACGAGGACATCCACGTCATCGGACCGAAGCAGTGTTACCTCGATCACGGCACGTACGGCATGATCTCCGCGACGGTCGACTTCGGGACGCCCGAGGAGTTCGAACAGTGGCTACGGAATATGGGCGAACGGATGAATCACCCGGTCAGCGACTCCGATCCGGTGATCGACGCGACGCTGCCCGACGGATCGCGTATCAACATCATCTATTCCGACGACGTCTCCGTTCAGGGGCCATCGCTGACGATCCGGCAGGGCGAAGAAATCCCACTGTCGGTGTTCCAGATCACGAAGTGGGGAACCCTGAGCCCCGAACTTGCGGCCTACCTCTGGCTCTGTCTTGAGAACGAACAGACGGTCTTCGTCGTCGGCGAGACGGCTTCGGGGAAGACGACAACGCTGAACGCAGCGCTGTCGTTCATCCCGCGGGATGCGAAGATCTACACGGCTGAGGACACCGCTGAGGTCGTCCCGCCC
This window harbors:
- a CDS encoding flagellin, with the translated sequence MGFSTSGATAIIFVGVLVAAGIAYPVFQTAQEERMAAMEEHDDRALAMRNTAIEVASWSYNESGNGNFTMSVNNTGSTALSVPETDLLVDGVYEESYEASVEGRAERELWQPGETLAVNVSTARPNRVKLVTEYGIAETVTEV
- a CDS encoding archaellin/type IV pilin N-terminal domain-containing protein; the encoded protein is MFEEITNSDRRGQVGIGTLIVFIAMVLVAAIAAGVLINTAGVLQSQASDTGSETQEAVANQIEVVHASGSVNATTADGRVDSINLSVMKSAGSNSIDLSSMTIQYTSDSTDKTLTHGGTNTSIAFLTRNGAPGGPYGIVSGDANSTKFATANIAGDAGGDTELISTEDRVKITLHVAAIEAGTHNVSGTGGDLAKTLNGEGLEGGDSATIKLVDQSGAQFSYGVSVPSTFGDKEVVEV
- a CDS encoding archaellin/type IV pilin N-terminal domain-containing protein — translated: MFEVITDNDDRGQVGIGTLIVFIAMVLVAAIAAGVLINTAGVLQSQASDTGSETQEAVANQIEVVHASGGVNESTEDGYVDSVNLTVMKSAGSNSIDLSSMTIQYTSDTTDKTLTHGGNDAAIGITENSYTDATPTTYTFGVVSGDANSTKFATTNIAGEAGGDSELISTDDRVKITLHLAAIEAGTHNESSSGQALGNALKGEGLDGGDSATIKLVDQSGAQFSYGLTVPSTFGDKEVVEV
- a CDS encoding type II/IV secretion system ATPase subunit codes for the protein MADFGSARLEDELDALATEYPHLREHLDWFYDEYGEYPKLIDEPSGEWESDRPNVIYEAKYPIFCHVHGDLGIDTTYYCVEPTLEDEDKALYNRIRHRILDKSVTRPAPGNNEEFEEHLDELLDEVVEITSGITGQSIGRLKSLGTSKISLSRNQFDRLRYQLQRDIVGLGPLEPVMVDTANEDIHVIGPKQCYLDHGTYGMISATVDFGTPEEFEQWLRNMGERMNHPVSDSDPVIDATLPDGSRINIIYSDDVSVQGPSLTIRQGEEIPLSVFQITKWGTLSPELAAYLWLCLENEQTVFVVGETASGKTTTLNAALSFIPRDAKIYTAEDTAEVVPPHDTWQQLLTREGSGDESADVDMFDLVAAALRSRPDYIIVGEVRGAEGQMAFQAAQTGHPVMLTFHASDIVSMIQRFTGAPINVPETFMDNCDVALFQNRVKQGDDVLRRVTSVQEIEGYSDYEGGVVTRQAFKWDPRDDNVAFTGRNNSYVLEEQIATLLGYQDTREIYDELDRRAEIIRQLIDADVLGYHEANQAIADFQRDGLEGLPIQISGINQFA
- a CDS encoding FlaD/FlaE family flagellar protein → MDFGLDTLRNLIEDFLSNSGGRRGREREQRRQQQGDGGDASAAATADSQVDDDAPEQTDGSSGDERRSESDSDGAGGLFGRGSTGDEEDIDDLYYRIEELEDELESKSSKLGSVRDSQEQVAEQVEEMNDTVRQLLGVYDMLTDDVNPFTGEGEERNGFGVFGEDESTNDGPRESGIGPESGGDPSNREETVSFDDLKGVIEDATAQSDNAEADGGKTITFDEEDGDTSRADDDTRVEVQATDSVDEPDADDDPGEESDGGDSDVTLETLPDTYATDIIVLEWLTELVRTAGPAATLRAISYYAEIGWIDGEVREHLEAMLSGPDLDIHVDPGSTPDELTAEDHADSYTYIMKLQEIHETKREVEPDVESGA
- a CDS encoding flagellar protein G: MAGDSVSTLILFIAAMLVAAGVAGTLVTNVNELSNSVDTQSDDVTDKIDTDIEIISDSGSQAVYNSSGAENITLLVKNTGKKTLPAKSGELDVLVNGSYVSSSEFAVTVRDGGGSWRDGTVAELEIDRSISTPDEHRVVVIVNDAEEVFEFYAP
- a CDS encoding archaellin/type IV pilin N-terminal domain-containing protein encodes the protein MFEAIEDPDKRGQVGIGTLIVFIAMVLVAAIAAGVLINTAGVLQSQASDTGSETQEAVANQIEVVHASGGVNESTEDGYVDSVNLTVMKSAGSNSIDLSSMTIQYTSDTTDKTLTHGGTDTAIGIETVTAGGSDYGVVSGSATSAEFATRDIAGDDGGDTELISTDDRVKITLHIAAIEAGTHNESSTGLDLANALEGEGLEGGDSATIKLVDQSGAQFSYGVTVPSTFGDKEVVEV
- a CDS encoding ATPase domain-containing protein; the protein is MTDYYSIGLSGRDRVNNAIGGGIPEGSIVLIEGQDGAGKSTLSQRFSYGIATEGSYVTYVSTELESWEFVQQMNSLSYDVVDLLLSEQLLFLHANIDTHNEGRERQLLARLASAETLWKADVVFVDTLSALLRNDPNYEAVIEDGDEDHVIQRLVTFLRQVTMQDSSVVLTVDPASVADDALRPLRNVADIYFEIETDTVGQEIRRKVLVRRFQNMKNPVDDSIGFSVQQGRGVSIVSRTVA